The Sorghum bicolor cultivar BTx623 chromosome 6, Sorghum_bicolor_NCBIv3, whole genome shotgun sequence genome contains the following window.
TTAGAGATATTTACCTACACATACTAGTGGAGTAAAACTAAGGATACCTGAATATCAAGGTaatcatgcagcaacggtattcAACCACTCCTAATTACTTAAGGCACATCTCACAAGACTTAAAGTGTAATGAAGCTTTGTAATACTAGAGAAAGACAATATGTGGCTTGCCTGCGTTGTAGAGAAGGTTAGTTTCCACAAAGAATTACATGAGTAAGACTTGGCACGCCCAGGGCCATGCGGGCAGAATTTGAGACCCTGTTCTGAACTATAAAATTGGCCCTATCAGcctagaaaaaaaatgatagtaaTATATGTTTGAAAATGCAATAAATCAAGGATTGTAATTATTCGATTCTTGGTTGTCTTTATTTGAAAACATCATTTTCGTAGTGTCTTTGAATTATTTAACATAATTGTAATTAAAAATATCTTATTGGCTTGTGAGTAGTAATTTTTAACTTTTTATTATCAAATGTGAGCCTAAAGCACCATGCGATTTGACAGCACAACTGTTCTGCACTAACATATAGTAAACTCCTAGGATTACTTGCGCATTGCCATGGGTACGAAAAGGAATCTATATGTATGGTGTTGGTAATACAAGAACATGATATAATATATGTATTGATTTATTAGCATAATCATGGAGATTATATCCATAGTGGATGATGTGTCTCGCTGATGTGGATACCATAATTTTATGCTAGTGAACTCTGTTTGCAAATGATAGTGGACTGCTAAGGTGGATACTTTACATGTCAAGACAAATTGGCAAATGATAGTGGAGGTTGAGATGGACATCTTACATGTTAAGAGAAATAGCTAGTGAGGTTTTGCTCTGTAAGAGTTATAGATTAGTAATCACTGGTTAAAACAAAGAAATATTTCCATTGACAAATAAAGGATAATTAGTCAATTAAATAATTACGTTTCGAGTTGAGGTCGAATAAGAAACTAGACACCTTGCGGACTAATCGTGGTAGCCCATTATCTGGTGTCCAGATGTCTTGCGAACTAGTACTGGGGGCCCCATGGAATTATGGGCCCTGTACGAGGACACCGCTTGCACAACAACACCACTGTGGATGAACCTTCTCCGAAACTTGATCAACACAAACCTTCTCACTCTCGTATGCACTACAGGTAATAAATGATGTTTGCTTAACATGATGGAatgcatgacatgatgcatgatgaGAGACATACAAGTGCATAACAGTACTCTAACAAACTTAAGAAAATTAAGTATAACTTTCCTTCACCAAGGAACTAGGGTTATTCTTATAAAAGTATCTCAGTTATCTAACTAACAAGTTAATTAGTTGTTATAATGAACGTTACCATGGACCAGCAAgctattagcattttctttaacTCATGAGCATTTCAAAGAACTATCTAGTcattttaattattatttaaacaGTAATTATTAGCACATCAAGGAAATAATTAAGTTGCCAAGGAACTACAGGGGTTTTGTGTTCCAAGTTCCACAATCAAAGTATATTACACCAAAGTAATTTTAAGCATTTTCCCAATTTATCTTAACATTtattaaacatggaaaaggcaTTTAAACATACTTAAATTAATTAACCAAGTTAGAATTATCAAAACAGTGACAAACTTTTTGTGAAGGTAGGTTTGAGCACATGACATTTACACAAAGAGTTTCTTGATTAAAGGCTTAATATTTTTGTCTATAAAAATCATACGACGAGCATTTTTCTATTAACATAGGTAAATTTTAAGCATATCAAAACTATTGATTATGGCTAATTCATATTTTTCCCTGGTAGAACACATTATAACAAAGCTACATACAAATATTTTTCTCATGCTTCCACAATAACTTATGAATTAAATAAGGTTCAACACATATTAACATGTTCTAAAAAAGAAAGATCTTTGAAATTTTTTTCAACCATGCCCAGCCAGCCTGAGTCACAAATGTGCGGGGCCAGGGTCAACCTAGACCCTACCCGGCCTTGACTGAGCGGTGGCCAGCGGGTATGCCGTTGAAATCAATGGTGGTGAGGTCTCTGGCGACGGGAAGGACACCTACACACTTGGGACAACCTCACGCATTGATCTACGGTGACAGTTAAATGGAATAGGGTTTGGCGTGAGCTCATCGCCAACCATGCATGGTGGCACAGAGCTCAGCACGTCGGCCACTAGCGACCGAGAGCGGTTAAAACTAAGCACTGGATAGAATCAGGGGCTCACCATGATCAcacttggctacttggttgaagCAGGCATGTGGTGGAAAGGGGTGGCCGGCATTGATGGTGAGGACGGCAGCGTCAACCGGCATCGCAGCAGCGTTCCAGCTGGTCTGGTGCTCTACAGCAAAAACCACAGAGCCCATCAGCATCAAGGAATCAAGGTGAGCGCAGTGCAACAAATGGAGAGGCGAAAGGTGCTCCAAAGTGGTTTGGCTTTGGTGGAGGGGCTGGCGATGGTGCTTCGGACGACGAGGAAGAAGAAGTTGGTCTCCGGCTAGCTCCAACGGAGAAGGATGGCACGGGCGGGCTCAGCGGTTGCGCAACGATGAGACAAGGCTACGTGCGTGAGCTATCGGACAGAGGGCAAGCGAGAGCAATGAATTTCTCTGGCGACTGGAGGAGCATGACGCCGGAGCTGAGAGGGAAAAAGAGAGAGACGGCAGCCAGCGTAGCTTAAAACAGCACGGGCGGCTTTGCCAGCTTCATCAGCACCTGCTTGAGTGTGCCTCCACGAAGCAGGTGCACGTCGCGCATGCTTAAGGAGGCGCATGCTGTCGGCGGCAAGCAGCTGCATGCGTGGCAGCGAAGCTGCTGCTGGCGAGGCTACTGTTCATGACTAAAACCCTAACTTCCCGTCCCGTCTCTTGTTCATGTGATTTGTCAACTAAATGTGATGAGATCCCTTAATAAAAATTGTTCATCTACCCGAGATGTCCAAGTTTGCTTAAAGTCTCAACATCCAGTTTTCTAGATTTTCAATTTTGAAGATAGTTAATTTGAAACTAGAAACAGAATTCATTTAGCAGGGTTTTGAAAACAGTTTTGCTTATCaactttgttaattaattaaataactaTCATTAATCAAATATGACAACTAACTACACATTGCCAAAGCTCACACAAACTATCAAACAATGAAATAAAATTTGCCCAACTTTTATTCATAAAAAATGTTTTAATAAATCTCCAAATATTGAACTTCTTAACTAATTTTCAGGGGCTTACCCATCAAAATGACTAAGTGTGGAAACCATTAATTAATTTTTTGGAGCCCAAATTGAACATGTGTGACTTGAAAACATTTTACCATTTTGCTTCTATATTCAAGAGCATTCTTTAAACATCAAAGTTCAAATTAAGAAGATTTTAATTGTTTAAGAAAATTCACATATATAAAATCACAAAGAGCCTTAATTAATGTTGTTTAACATTTCATGTACCACCTAAAACACATCATAAACAACATTAACATGCTTATAACTTAAACATGAAATGAATTAGAGACCCAATGCTTGCTAATTATGCTTCATGATGCTcatgataaaattttatttagcCCTTAACATCTAGGTGTTACAACAACGCACACACACATCATGTGCAATGGTGCAAGTAGAAACCGAATTCAACAAGAAGAATAGTCAACTCAACAGGCCCAACGGGCTCACAGGGAGGGTCATCAGCTGCAGTACAGCCTGCAAATCGACCAAGTAGGGAAAAAAATTAGATGCATATAGTATGCAATGGCGTTTCATGCATATGGATGAATGttcttgacacttcttaacatgACTATTTAGAATAGAGTTTTAGCTCTATCCCAAGCAATGGCACTAGAAATGCTTCTCAGTATTTGTTAGCATCACTTAGCAGGGTTATCAGTCCTAACACTAGAAATACGTGACGGCGGTTCTGAAGGATGTGAGGGATATCATGTAGCACTTTGTTTGGGAGTACCAGGTGTTGAATTTATTTGATCCCAAAGGAAGGCAGGGTAGGTGGTTCCATAGGATGAGTGGGCAAATTAGTGAGTGGTGGTTATTGATAGGGATGACTTTAGCATGGACGATAAATGGAGAAAGGATAACTATGGATAACTAGGATAGCTAAAGATAACTAGAGCTAGGTTGATCTCTACTTAGCTCTAGAGGGAGAGAAGATGTAATCttggtaaccaagataactaagTGACAAAAATGACTTTATCTAGTAAAGAGGTGTATGTGCTACCGATTAACTGGACACAGCGCACAATGAGCCTTACGATTTAATAACTAGCCCCAACGTGATGGAATACACAGGAAAATAGGGCTATCACCACCTATTGCTACCACAAACTATCCGGAGGGCTAGCCATATTTGAAGGTAAGATATAGCCTTAGCACCGCGCTTAATCTACAAACTTACTATCTCTACTTGAGCTCAAAGAAGAGACACCCTAACTAGACAATATAGCAAATACTAGATATGataaagttatcactaaggtagCTAGATAACCTATGTCGGTAGAATAAGGACCTAGACTTACTACTAACAAGTAGAAGTAAGAGTAAGACTTAAACTTAAAGGCATAAAGTAAATACTTAATAAGTAAAGTACTGAAAGTAAAGTACTATATTAAGTAAGAACTATACGATTACaaaagagctataccagacccGAAGACTTTGAAAGACTCTTCCAGACTACGAGGTAGAGGCTCCACTCAACTCTTCTCCTCTTCTTCGCTAGTTGCTACTTCTAAGCTAGAAGAGCTAAGCTAAGTTAGAGCCAGCGCTAATGCTAGAGCAAGAGAGCTATGCTCTACAACTAAATGCTAACGTGGAGCTTGAAGTTGATGATTGATTCATGATTCAAGAGTTAGGGACCTCCTTTTATATCACTAGAGGGTAGGGGGCATATTTGTTGGCATATTGGAGGTTGATGGATGGAAGTGGGGGGCAGCCGCCCTCTTAGATCCACTGTCTTGCCATAACGGCCTTGGATGCACCCTAGTGATGGTTGTGGAGTCGGTGGATGCCCAAACACCAGTTGGAATGGTGGTCTACATGGTCTTGGAGTATGGCGGTGGGCCCATGGATCCATGGCATATCCATCCTCCTCCCTTGGATCAACCTAACATGGATGGATGGTGTACAAGTCGTGGAGAGGTGATCCCATGGATCAGTGACATGGTGAAGCCACCTAGGGGGCAGACACTGCCTATGTAGTAGTTGTTGCTGGTCCACTTCACCCGGTTGCTTCCCTATCATGTCCACTTCTCACTCCATTCTCAAATTTGACCATTTTTCATGTTTTTCCTGCATGCAAATAAATTTCCAAGGACATATGGAACTAGGTGAATTATAAATGAGAATTAAATCATTTCATGTTGATTTACCTTATAATTGGTTGAAATGTTAATGGTAGAATGAGGTGCTAATGACCATCAATAAGATCCCCTAAGCTAACATTTTGCTTGTCCCCAAGCAAAAATGCGGTTTTAGCATGGTGATCTCAGATTAGGAATTGCTTTAATATAACACCCTGCCAAAAATTATATACAAACCACTACTATCTTTGAGTTGAGCATAGTTAGAATTCCATCATTAGTCTCAACCATATAGGGCTTACAACTTTTCACCTTGTAATATGCAAAAGTAAGGTAGTGAATAGGTAGAAACTTTGTACCTTGCCTTGGTGAAGCCAAGACTCTTTCTTGAAGttttgaaaattttgaaaagaaaacttgCTTTAGTTCCTCAAATGAAACACTTGATCACTCATTGTGTTTGATAAACCTTACCAGGGCCAAAGGTAGTAGCTTCAACATTCTTATGCTAAAGCTTGGGAAAGCTTACGTAAACTTGTGTTGAGTATATTGCTGAGTTAGACTATTAGATCAAAAGGAGTAATAACTCATAAAAagtgatcaagatgtgcatgtgtagaTATTTGGTGGAACTCCTTGAGGCTTTTCTATCTCTTGTTTCTAATTGGAGAGAGCATGGCTACCAAGGATTTGTTTTATAGCAGGCATCATAGTACCCATTGTTTTCTCTCTTTCGCTCTTGGGACATTTTGTCCTCTTTTCATTAAAGCACTtgctctttttttctctctcttttcagAAGCTCATAGTCCTCTCTTCATAGAGAACAAAAATAATCTATAActataactatatatatatatatatatatatatatatatcaaatttGTATGGAGCATGGTTGTGCACTTCTAGTGTAGAAGTTGCAAGAGGGTGTATGTGTATGTGGTCTTAATTAAAAAAGTATGACAAGTTTCTCTACTTGGATCAATAAGGTCTAACAAATATCAAAACAAACAAGTGGCTCTTTTGCAGTTTCCTTATCTAGGGAAGATATAAATATAGCTTGTGGTAGGCATTCAACATCATTGAGGAACTTTTGGCAAGGAATTGAGATTTCACAAAATAAAAATTCCAAATTTGTCTTAACCATTCGTCAGACAAGTTAAAAAAATTACTCTATTCTCTACCACATCTCATCTTACAAGAGCATTAAGTTGGTTGTTAGCATGTGCAATCCACAAGTATTTTGACTTAAGATGAACTCTGAGTTATACTCAAAACTTGGTAGTATAAGGTTGTATGTCAAGCTTTTGCAAAGAATCACagaacaactattcatcatttccaacaAGGCTTTTTAAGTTTTCAACTTTCAAAGTAAGATTAGAAGCATTTTCTTTTCATATTAGGTTTATCATGCAAATATTGATTAGTATTGCAAACCTTATCTATGCATTgtcatattattaacacataGTGTTGTAACCCATGTTTAACTTTATGAGTTTGATCTTATTTCTTAATGTAGAGAATGAATAACTAAAAAGAAGTGACACATTGATGTCATAAATTGgcagggaggaactcccccatgCTTGCCTTTTCCATGGAGTTGGAAGTCTTCTTGTTGGgcatttattttatgatttttatttatTGCTACTAAGATTACTACTATTTTATaaagcaaaatattatttttattgttGTTCATCTTCTTGTTTTAAAGAGATTATATAGAGTTTTTGTTGATTAGCTAGATATATTTCAGTTTATAGATATATTTTTActttattaattattattattattatttatttctCAATTTTTGATATgtatgttgttgttgttgttgttgttgttgttgttattattattatttttatttatttattttatattttttcataTTGGTGTTTTACCTATCACTATGTTTCACTTGTTTTTGTTTGTTGAGTATGTTTTACTTGGAAAGTAAATACGAACCTAACTAATAAATGCAGATGCAACTAATTAAAAAAATATCCATGAAAGTAGTTAAATCATACCCGAGGATTCACGGGTCTTCCTTGCatggaggttcttcttctttatTTGGAGGTTCCTTCTTTGGTGGCTCATCTTCTTTACTTCCTTTAGAAGTTTTTGGTGATGATGTTGTGGATGATAGCTCATTCTTCTTGTGCCAGGCCCTTCTTGATTTTGATTCTTCATGGTCAAATCCTTCCTTGTTCTCAGGTGGCTTTGGCTTTCTTATTTCTTTCTTCTTGGGTTGCTTCTTATTCGCCTGCATGATGACATTCGAGAAGGGCGATCCATAAGAAAAAGCAAACATTTCTTTCTTTCCACCAAAGTGGAATTGGAATTTTACAAAAgccatatatatgcatgcattaACAGTATTGAGAAAAGGATGACCAAGGATGAGGGGTGTGTCCTTGTTATTACCCATGTCTAAAATCATGAAATCAGTGGGCACATAATTGTTTCTAATTTTAACCAAAAGATCAGTTGCTACTCCTTCTATATAGCGAGTGGATTGGTCAGCTGGTTGCACATAAGAAGAAGTTTGGGTTAGTGTTGAATAAAATAATTCTTCATACATTTGTTTAGACATTATGTTCACACtagatccaagatcacaaattgCATTGTTAAAAGTATGAGGACCAGTAGAGCAAGATATAATGGGACTACCTAGGTCACCTTTCTTTATTGAGAATGGACAATCTGCTAAAGGGATACCTCATGAACTTAATAGACCACCATACCTTGCAGTGACAAGGTTGGTGGTCTCCATGATTCCATCCTTGATTTTGAAGACGAAACCCATTGTTATTGTtgactgttgacactagctaacaccacttagatactaggttgtcatccctagcatggcggcagagtgtacaaaggtatttataaatgtaaaggctctctagaaaataatctattctatccgcaagcgcacagataaaacacctcattgtagcatttcaccaggataagtattccaggtatcgttatttataattttgctcaagggatctaaagaaaatgaaattaaatcaaaggggcaaaatctatcaaggcatagactagagataaacttgcaagaacatgattactaatgagaaactcgtcacacagtcacttactttagcacgggtaaaccataaagataatgataattaagtataagttcatgggtagataacatagcgattagaaaatagactactcctcatatatgtaggtgatgtcggattagctagagaatgaattctaagttatctactaactactaagtcataatctactctagttatctacaagatcatatatagcataaaagactctttattcatgtataaggaacattgataaagtaaatcagagcatcgcatgacttactccacaataccggttctgcctgtcctatcaacggagggtggactatataagaatcaacgaagctgtcactatcgcgaactaccacacgactcggccaataggatacatttgcagataaataacatctaagcaccacgctcacatgtgatctatcagctaactccctcgcgtcaagagctaagcgctttgcaaacttatacataaactcattatcaattagaactatatcaaatatagaactagagcaaactaagaacataataattagagacataatgcaatgagaacaatagaattagagaaagatatgaataataccaatctttattaccgaagatccgaatccagagcgtagtgctctacttctctaattgctatctaatcaaacctctaaacttgaaggattagggagtagctaattctaattctctgtgggagagaagctctaaaccctaactttgatggctacctctgaataatgatttctcctcttctcctccaggggccagggggtctggttttatagtcccctcaagtgaacgtgagccattggatcaaaccgacatagattgtatggtttagattgatcctttaggtcggtggagtcttgccccgaagcagagtcctgtttggagtccagccctgggcgggcgcccaaggggggtgggcgggcgccctgcccccgagcccgaatcgcttcccgttcgttcccgtggcttctggatccttctagattgaggaaaattgcgcggcacataattatctcgttgtaaacatgacatgtgggccttctctccatattttctgataaacccctgcagaaatagataaacaccaaaactcgtggaattctgtcagataaaaccctaattctagatgtttgtttcatattgatcctttttcatgtttatttgattattaattttagtacttaaggaccgtcaacattgacAAAATTGAGGTCTTCATGAGTTTTAGGACAATGATGTCTAGAGTGGCGTGATTCTCCATAGacttcacaagtcatgtgagattCCATGGCTTGCACGGTCTCTTGTGTACTCATGTTCTCGCAAATTTCTAGCCTCTTGGCTAGCAAGTCCATCTTGGCTATAGTCATGTCAGCTTCTTTAAGAGAATGTATACCTCTTTTGTAGGGCTATAGGCATTCATGGTTCAATCCTAGGTTGGGAACCATCTTCTCAATTAATGCCTTAGCATCTATAACATTAAGAGGAAATAATGCTCCACCAGCGGCAACATCTAAATGGATCCTATCAAGGGGAACTAAACCATGATAGAAGTTCTAGATCAAAAGCCAATCTTCCATGCTATGGTGTTGGCAGGTAGCGACAAACTCTTACATATGTTCCCAAGCCTTAGGAATCAACTCATCAGCTTGCTGCTAAAACCTAGACATCTTATTATGAAGAGCACTTGTCTTACCCATTGGGAAGAACTTAACTAAGAAAGCATTGGAACACTTGTCCTAGCTATCTACAACATCGTGGTTAGAGTAGAACCATAGTTTCACTTT
Protein-coding sequences here:
- the LOC110436250 gene encoding uncharacterized protein LOC110436250 — translated: MEGLFFCHSPDTYYYCLACASFVLAGMWWKGVAGIDGEDGSVNRHRSSVPAGLVLYSKNHRAHQHQGIKVSAVQQMERRKVLQSGLALVEGLAMVLRTTRKKKLVSG